The following proteins are co-located in the Gordonia polyisoprenivorans genome:
- a CDS encoding MmgE/PrpD family protein: protein MTDGVIAHLGRRAVELRQQPLSVEVENAARNALVDWVAATVGGSAEPIVTALFNGLEPGSGSSRVVGHDLTAVPSLAALINGTAAHALELDDIYAPGLFHPGAPVVAAALAVGDQCDVTFGRFLRAIVVGYEVGGRLSADLGPTHYRHWHTTGTAGAVAAAAAVADLYELSEEQLAHALSLAVTMCGGVQQTFRSDAAGKPLHSGAAAQAGVVAVAAARGGVTGAVDVLEGPAGFAAATGTTTDWSRSRSQAEGPLVIERITVKPYQCCGHTFAAIDAALELRGNGIDPSRIERIEIDTYSAAVSTAGIADPRTDAERRFSLAHLVSAGLVRGAEAMFTEDAITDPAVRCLVPRVRLSVDDAYDGRFPAHRGARVRVVYAEGEQFAVDVPDRSGSPERPLSAAALADKFSATVFPVLGSDGADLHTAVRTIELDAPVRLLPL from the coding sequence ATGACTGACGGAGTCATCGCCCATCTGGGCCGACGCGCCGTCGAGCTTCGGCAGCAGCCTCTGTCCGTCGAGGTCGAGAACGCCGCGCGAAACGCACTCGTCGACTGGGTGGCCGCGACCGTTGGCGGTTCGGCGGAGCCCATTGTCACTGCTCTGTTCAACGGCCTCGAGCCGGGCTCCGGCTCGAGCCGCGTCGTAGGGCACGATCTGACAGCGGTGCCGTCGCTGGCCGCACTGATCAACGGGACGGCCGCGCACGCCCTCGAGCTCGACGACATCTACGCTCCTGGTCTCTTCCACCCAGGTGCACCGGTCGTCGCGGCCGCGCTCGCGGTCGGGGACCAGTGTGACGTGACCTTCGGGCGATTCCTGCGTGCGATCGTCGTCGGGTACGAAGTGGGCGGCCGACTCTCGGCTGACCTTGGCCCCACCCATTACCGTCACTGGCACACCACTGGTACCGCAGGGGCGGTCGCTGCGGCAGCAGCTGTGGCCGACCTCTACGAGCTCAGCGAAGAACAGTTGGCGCATGCGCTCTCACTCGCGGTCACGATGTGCGGAGGTGTGCAGCAGACCTTCCGTAGCGACGCCGCCGGCAAACCCCTGCACTCCGGTGCAGCCGCCCAAGCGGGCGTGGTTGCTGTCGCCGCGGCCCGGGGTGGTGTCACCGGCGCCGTCGATGTTCTGGAGGGGCCGGCCGGCTTCGCAGCTGCGACCGGGACCACGACCGACTGGTCGCGGAGCCGCTCGCAGGCCGAAGGGCCCCTGGTGATCGAGCGGATCACGGTCAAGCCCTATCAGTGTTGCGGGCACACCTTCGCCGCGATCGATGCCGCGCTCGAACTGCGTGGAAACGGGATCGACCCTTCGCGGATCGAGCGGATCGAAATCGACACTTACTCCGCTGCCGTCAGCACGGCGGGAATCGCTGATCCGCGAACGGATGCGGAGCGGCGCTTCAGCCTGGCTCACCTCGTGTCGGCAGGGCTGGTGCGCGGGGCTGAGGCGATGTTCACCGAGGACGCGATCACCGATCCGGCCGTGCGATGCTTGGTGCCTCGTGTCCGGCTCTCCGTCGATGACGCGTACGACGGTCGCTTCCCCGCCCACCGTGGCGCACGGGTCAGGGTGGTGTATGCCGAGGGCGAGCAGTTCGCCGTCGATGTGCCAGATCGCTCCGGCAGCCCCGAGCGTCCGCTGAGTGCGGCGGCACTGGCAGACAAGTTCTCCGCCACCGTTTTCCCTGTACTCGGCAGTGACGGTGCTGACCTCCACACGGCCGTACGCACGATCGAGCTCGATGCTCCTGTGCGTTTGCTTCCCCTGTGA
- a CDS encoding enoyl-CoA hydratase/isomerase family protein: protein MAAADANGGLLVTDRDAARVLTLNRPEVLNAIDPQLGSALHAALVAADADPSVRCIVLTATGSRAFSAGGDLKKMARTDGPTIGGASHAITEALQHRPGKPMIAAVNGLAYGGGLVRLPRLVGERRARQMILSGAPAPVDASTALEWASKSHTACK from the coding sequence GTGGCTGCAGCCGACGCAAATGGCGGCCTTCTCGTCACCGATCGGGACGCCGCTCGCGTCCTCACGCTCAATCGCCCCGAGGTTCTCAACGCAATCGATCCGCAGCTCGGGTCCGCACTCCATGCCGCGCTCGTCGCAGCCGATGCCGATCCCAGCGTGCGGTGCATCGTGCTGACCGCCACCGGGTCGCGGGCGTTCAGCGCCGGTGGCGATCTCAAGAAGATGGCCCGGACAGACGGCCCGACCATCGGCGGCGCGAGCCACGCCATCACCGAGGCGCTGCAACACCGCCCCGGCAAGCCGATGATCGCCGCGGTGAACGGCCTGGCGTACGGGGGCGGGCTGGTTCGCCTTCCCCGTCTCGTCGGTGAGCGTCGTGCGCGCCAGATGATCCTGTCCGGCGCCCCGGCCCCGGTCGATGCGTCCACCGCGCTGGAGTGGGCGTCGAAAAGTCACACCGCCTGTAAATGA
- a CDS encoding enoyl-CoA hydratase/isomerase family protein has product MSTATDIELRREGSIAYLQLTGADRLNPIGSHTSRALADAVRAIDADREIRAVVIHGEGRAFSAGADIDEINGFADGSDFSGFVKGITDALELIERSPVPFIAAIQGAAMGGGLELALACDLRVTARGVKLGLPEAKLGVLPGAGGTQRLPRLVPHTVAFEMLVTGRPITGERAYQIGLVNEVYDSPDEVLAAATVLAQELVAGAPLVPELAKSLLSETLTMSLYPAVEREREIATELFASEDGREGFASFVAKRPAQYRAQRG; this is encoded by the coding sequence ATGAGCACGGCGACCGACATCGAGCTCCGTCGCGAGGGGTCGATCGCGTATCTGCAGCTCACCGGCGCCGACCGTCTCAACCCGATCGGCAGCCACACCAGCCGGGCGCTGGCCGACGCAGTCCGCGCGATCGACGCCGACCGTGAGATCCGCGCGGTGGTCATCCACGGCGAGGGCCGCGCCTTCAGCGCTGGTGCCGACATCGACGAGATCAACGGCTTCGCCGACGGCTCGGACTTCTCCGGATTCGTGAAGGGCATCACCGACGCACTCGAGCTGATCGAGCGCAGTCCGGTGCCGTTCATCGCGGCGATCCAGGGTGCGGCGATGGGCGGCGGGCTCGAGCTGGCCCTCGCCTGCGATCTGCGCGTCACTGCCCGGGGCGTCAAGCTCGGCCTGCCCGAGGCGAAGCTGGGCGTCCTGCCCGGCGCCGGCGGCACTCAGCGCCTCCCGCGGCTGGTTCCGCACACCGTCGCCTTCGAGATGCTGGTGACAGGGCGACCGATCACCGGTGAGCGCGCCTATCAGATCGGCCTGGTGAACGAGGTGTACGACTCCCCCGACGAGGTCCTGGCCGCAGCCACCGTGTTGGCCCAGGAGCTGGTTGCGGGAGCGCCGCTGGTGCCGGAACTGGCCAAATCGCTACTCTCGGAGACGCTGACGATGTCGCTCTACCCAGCGGTCGAGCGCGAGCGCGAGATCGCAACGGAGCTCTTCGCCAGTGAGGACGGCCGCGAGGGCTTTGCGTCCTTCGTCGCCAAGCGCCCCGCGCAGTACCGCGCCCAGCGCGGATGA
- a CDS encoding SDR family NAD(P)-dependent oxidoreductase: protein MTEQSITPDLPTAPGGIAVVTGAGGGIGGAIVTELARAGYTVAACDLNVEAAQRALTEAGTDKGGAYRVDVSDSAGVAEVVTAIEHDLGPIRVLVNNAGIDKIEPFVDSTEETWRRIVDVNYLGTVIVTRSVLDHMIARSYGRIVNIASDAGRVGSSGEVVYSGTKGAVIAFGKALARETATQNITVNTVCPGPTDTPLLDQVAQQSQKRYDALSRAVPMKRIGTPADISPAVSFFAHPNAGYVTGQTLSVSGGLTMA from the coding sequence ATGACCGAGCAGTCCATCACGCCCGACCTCCCGACCGCGCCCGGCGGCATCGCCGTCGTCACCGGCGCCGGCGGCGGCATCGGCGGCGCGATCGTCACAGAGCTCGCCCGGGCCGGCTACACCGTCGCCGCGTGTGATCTCAACGTCGAGGCCGCTCAGCGCGCGCTGACCGAGGCCGGCACCGACAAGGGCGGCGCGTACCGCGTGGACGTCTCCGACAGCGCCGGCGTCGCCGAGGTCGTCACCGCGATCGAGCATGACCTGGGTCCGATCCGGGTCCTGGTGAACAACGCGGGCATCGACAAGATCGAGCCGTTCGTCGACTCGACCGAGGAGACCTGGCGCCGCATAGTCGACGTCAACTACCTCGGCACCGTGATCGTCACCCGCTCCGTGCTCGACCACATGATCGCCCGCAGCTACGGCCGCATCGTCAACATCGCCTCGGACGCGGGCCGCGTCGGCTCCTCGGGCGAGGTCGTCTACTCCGGCACCAAGGGCGCGGTGATCGCCTTCGGCAAGGCCCTCGCTCGCGAGACCGCGACACAGAACATCACGGTCAACACCGTCTGCCCCGGCCCGACGGACACCCCGCTGCTCGACCAGGTCGCGCAGCAGAGCCAGAAGCGGTACGACGCGCTCTCGCGCGCGGTTCCGATGAAGCGGATCGGCACGCCGGCCGACATCTCGCCGGCGGTCTCGTTCTTCGCGCACCCCAATGCCGGGTACGTGACGGGCCAGACCCTGTCCGTCAGCGGCGGATTGACGATGGCATGA
- a CDS encoding enoyl-CoA hydratase/isomerase family protein, whose amino-acid sequence MHLILDGPALNSVGPQMHRDIADVWPALAADPDVRSVVVYGAGRAFSAGGSFDSIEAMINDYETRVRVMREARDLVLNLINFDKPVVSGIRGPAVGAGLVVGMLADVSVAGRTAKIIDGHTRLGVAAGDHAAVCWPLMAGMAKAKYYLLTCDPLTGEEAERIGLISKCVDDDEVLDEAIRIAEQLAAGAPTAIAWTKHHLNHWYRSAIPAFEASLGAEFLGFGGPEVREGLGSHREKRSPEFTGLPRVTTATTIEEN is encoded by the coding sequence ATGCACCTGATCCTCGACGGCCCGGCGCTGAACTCGGTCGGCCCGCAGATGCACCGCGACATCGCCGACGTGTGGCCCGCGCTGGCCGCGGACCCCGACGTCCGCTCCGTCGTCGTGTACGGCGCCGGTCGCGCCTTCTCGGCCGGCGGCAGCTTCGACTCGATCGAGGCGATGATCAACGACTACGAGACCCGCGTTCGCGTGATGCGCGAGGCCCGTGATCTCGTCCTCAACCTGATCAATTTCGACAAACCGGTCGTCTCCGGCATCCGCGGCCCGGCCGTCGGTGCCGGCCTCGTCGTCGGCATGCTGGCCGACGTCTCGGTCGCGGGTCGCACCGCCAAGATCATCGACGGCCACACCCGCCTCGGCGTCGCCGCCGGCGACCACGCCGCCGTCTGCTGGCCGCTCATGGCCGGAATGGCCAAGGCGAAGTACTACCTGCTCACCTGCGACCCGCTCACCGGCGAGGAGGCCGAGCGCATCGGCCTCATCTCCAAGTGCGTCGACGACGACGAGGTCCTCGACGAGGCGATCCGCATCGCCGAGCAACTGGCCGCCGGCGCCCCCACGGCGATCGCGTGGACCAAGCACCACCTCAACCACTGGTACCGGTCGGCGATCCCGGCCTTCGAGGCCTCCCTCGGCGCCGAGTTCCTCGGCTTCGGCGGTCCCGAGGTCCGCGAGGGCCTCGGCTCACACCGCGAAAAGCGCAGCCCCGAGTTCACCGGCCTCCCGCGCGTCACCACCGCCACCACCATCGAGGAGAACTGA
- a CDS encoding CaiB/BaiF CoA transferase family protein, protein MTEASPTPRRHPGPLAGIKIVEIAGLGPTPFAGMLLSDMGADIIRVDRPGVGRPNDDKYALSRGRRSIVVDLKKPEGVETVLALAERADILMEGYRPGVTERLGIGPDDCLSRNPALVYGRMTGWGNRGPLSQTAGHDLNYLALTGVLTLFQRGPGARPATPPGLLADFAGGGLMFAFGIVCAVFEARQSGKGQVIDAAMVDGVASLTTLIYSMTAQNRWKMDAPGSNFCDGGSNYYDIYETADGQYLAVAPTEPQFYAILVEKLGLDPASLPDRDNAANWPALSETFAEVFRSRTRTEWEVVFDGSDACVTPILSFAEARRHPHNIERGTFVEEFGVVQPAPAPRLSRTPATIAGPPPRGGQHSAEILRDWGFPSDRIDALLADGTVVNGD, encoded by the coding sequence GTGACCGAAGCATCTCCGACGCCCCGTCGCCACCCCGGCCCACTCGCGGGCATCAAGATCGTCGAGATCGCCGGGCTCGGCCCGACGCCGTTCGCCGGCATGCTGCTCTCCGACATGGGAGCCGACATCATCCGGGTCGACCGGCCCGGTGTTGGCCGCCCGAACGACGACAAGTACGCCCTGAGCAGGGGCCGGCGCTCGATCGTGGTCGATCTCAAGAAGCCGGAGGGCGTCGAGACCGTGCTCGCCCTGGCCGAGCGGGCCGACATCCTGATGGAGGGATATCGCCCCGGCGTCACCGAGCGACTCGGCATCGGCCCCGACGACTGTCTCTCCCGCAACCCGGCGCTCGTCTACGGCCGGATGACCGGCTGGGGAAACCGAGGCCCCCTGAGTCAAACGGCCGGACACGACCTGAACTACCTGGCGCTCACCGGCGTGCTCACCCTGTTCCAGCGCGGCCCCGGCGCGCGACCGGCAACCCCTCCTGGACTACTGGCCGACTTCGCCGGCGGCGGCCTGATGTTCGCCTTCGGCATCGTGTGCGCGGTCTTCGAGGCGCGCCAGTCCGGCAAGGGCCAGGTCATCGACGCGGCGATGGTCGACGGCGTCGCCTCGCTGACCACCCTGATCTACTCGATGACCGCACAGAACCGCTGGAAGATGGACGCACCCGGCTCGAACTTCTGCGATGGCGGTTCGAACTATTACGACATCTACGAGACCGCCGATGGCCAGTACCTGGCGGTCGCCCCGACCGAGCCGCAGTTCTACGCGATACTCGTCGAGAAGCTCGGCCTGGATCCGGCTTCCCTGCCCGACCGCGACAACGCCGCCAACTGGCCCGCCCTGAGCGAGACCTTCGCCGAGGTCTTCCGTTCTCGCACGCGCACGGAATGGGAGGTGGTCTTCGACGGCTCCGACGCGTGCGTTACCCCGATCCTGTCCTTCGCCGAGGCGCGCCGGCACCCGCACAACATCGAGCGCGGCACCTTCGTCGAGGAGTTCGGCGTGGTCCAGCCGGCGCCGGCGCCGCGCCTCTCGCGGACCCCGGCCACGATCGCCGGGCCGCCACCGCGCGGTGGCCAGCACTCGGCGGAGATCCTCCGCGACTGGGGCTTCCCCTCCGACCGGATCGACGCCCTCCTCGCCGACGGGACCGTCGTCAACGGCGATTGA
- a CDS encoding acyl-CoA dehydrogenase family protein, with translation MRRKIFTPDHDTFRATVRAFLEKEAKPHAAQWEADGQANREVWKRAGELGLLGWEVPEEFGGLGIRDFRFNAILAEEIVASGTSGLGFAVNNDIVMPYMTDLTTDEQKARWLPGMVDGSIITAIAMSEPGAGSDLRSIRSSAVREGDDWILNGSKTFISNGQLANLVIVVCKTDPSAGHKGISLLVVEEGMDGFTRGRKLDKIGAKAADTSELFFENVRVPADNVLGELGRGFYNLMRNIPSERLGIAVHGVARAKRALEITLDYAKTREAFGTPIGSFQANRFYIAEMKAKVDVAQVFLDRCIEDLIAGELTAVDAAEAKMWITETEWEILDRCLQLHGGYGYVNEYEIARLWRDSRVQRVYGGTNEIMKDLIGRSLGL, from the coding sequence ATGCGTCGCAAGATCTTCACCCCAGACCACGACACGTTCCGTGCCACCGTTCGTGCCTTCCTCGAGAAGGAGGCCAAGCCACACGCCGCACAATGGGAGGCTGACGGCCAGGCGAACCGCGAGGTCTGGAAGAGGGCTGGTGAGCTCGGTCTGCTCGGATGGGAGGTCCCAGAGGAATTCGGCGGGCTCGGCATCCGCGACTTCCGCTTCAACGCGATCCTGGCCGAGGAGATCGTCGCGAGTGGCACGAGTGGACTCGGGTTCGCGGTCAACAACGACATCGTGATGCCGTACATGACCGACCTGACCACCGACGAGCAGAAGGCTCGCTGGCTCCCGGGAATGGTCGACGGCTCGATCATCACCGCCATCGCGATGTCGGAGCCCGGCGCCGGCTCGGACCTCCGGAGCATTCGCTCCAGCGCCGTACGTGAAGGCGACGACTGGATCCTCAACGGCTCGAAGACCTTCATCAGCAACGGCCAGCTCGCCAACCTCGTGATCGTGGTCTGTAAGACCGACCCGAGCGCCGGCCACAAGGGCATCTCACTGCTCGTGGTCGAGGAGGGTATGGATGGCTTCACCCGCGGTCGCAAGCTCGACAAAATCGGCGCCAAGGCGGCCGACACTTCGGAGCTCTTCTTTGAGAACGTCCGTGTCCCGGCCGACAACGTCCTCGGCGAGCTCGGCCGCGGCTTCTACAACCTGATGCGCAACATCCCCTCCGAGCGTCTCGGTATCGCGGTGCACGGTGTCGCCCGCGCGAAGCGCGCGCTCGAGATCACCCTCGACTACGCGAAGACCCGCGAGGCGTTCGGTACGCCGATCGGGTCGTTCCAGGCGAACCGCTTCTACATCGCGGAGATGAAGGCCAAGGTCGATGTCGCGCAGGTCTTCCTGGACCGTTGCATCGAGGATCTCATCGCCGGTGAACTCACCGCAGTGGACGCGGCCGAGGCGAAGATGTGGATCACCGAGACCGAGTGGGAGATCCTCGACCGCTGCCTGCAGCTCCACGGCGGATACGGCTACGTCAACGAGTACGAGATCGCCCGCCTGTGGCGCGACAGCCGTGTACAGCGCGTGTACGGCGGGACCAACGAGATCATGAAAGACCTCATCGGCCGTTCGCTCGGCCTCTGA
- a CDS encoding LLM class flavin-dependent oxidoreductase: MAIEVAVYLLPLRHPVPVARQISTLATLAPGRFTFGVGVGGEVLACGADTTTRGRRFDESLEILAELLAGRPVSRAGGHFELDELCVLPAPPIRVPFPVSKPF, translated from the coding sequence GTGGCGATCGAGGTGGCGGTCTACCTCCTGCCACTGCGCCACCCGGTGCCGGTCGCCCGGCAGATCAGCACCCTCGCCACGCTGGCCCCGGGCCGCTTCACGTTCGGCGTCGGAGTCGGCGGCGAGGTACTCGCCTGTGGCGCGGACACGACCACCCGGGGACGTCGTTTCGACGAGTCGCTCGAGATCCTGGCAGAACTTCTCGCCGGCCGCCCGGTCAGTCGCGCCGGCGGACACTTCGAACTGGACGAGTTATGTGTCCTGCCTGCTCCCCCGATCCGCGTGCCGTTCCCGGTCAGCAAGCCGTTTTGA
- a CDS encoding FadR/GntR family transcriptional regulator has product MTTAKTDAGETGALRVPKMAELVAQRLRRQIVRGELSEGDALPSEAELMAQFGVSRPTLREAFRVLESEGLINVRRGAHGGARVQTPNGDIAARYAGLVLEFRGTTLEDVYDARNIIEPPLAGLLARKRTNADLEKLKAAHDAAREHLDDGNALIRVHNEFHAVMIDLAGNQTMAVLNGMVRHIIDLSSFRHVASDAGSPANIASIRKGFRAHELLIQYVEARDAVAAEKLWRKHVTEAEKYMLSDANPKTVLDLLE; this is encoded by the coding sequence ATGACCACGGCCAAGACCGACGCAGGAGAGACCGGCGCACTGCGCGTACCCAAGATGGCCGAGTTGGTGGCCCAGCGCCTGCGTCGTCAAATCGTGCGTGGCGAGCTGAGCGAAGGCGATGCGCTGCCCTCTGAGGCGGAGCTGATGGCTCAGTTCGGCGTCTCTCGCCCCACGCTTCGCGAGGCGTTCCGCGTCCTCGAGTCCGAGGGCCTGATCAACGTCCGCCGCGGCGCCCACGGCGGTGCCCGCGTCCAGACTCCGAACGGCGACATCGCCGCTCGCTACGCCGGTCTCGTACTCGAGTTCCGTGGGACGACCCTTGAGGATGTCTACGACGCCCGCAACATCATCGAGCCGCCGCTCGCCGGTCTGCTCGCTCGCAAGCGCACCAACGCCGACCTCGAGAAGTTGAAGGCCGCGCACGACGCCGCCCGCGAGCACCTCGACGACGGCAACGCCCTCATCCGGGTGCACAACGAGTTCCACGCCGTGATGATCGATCTCGCGGGAAACCAGACGATGGCTGTGCTCAACGGGATGGTCCGTCACATCATCGACCTGTCCAGCTTCCGGCACGTCGCCTCTGACGCCGGATCGCCCGCGAACATCGCGTCGATCCGCAAAGGCTTCCGGGCGCACGAGTTGCTTATCCAGTACGTGGAGGCACGCGACGCCGTTGCCGCGGAGAAGTTGTGGCGCAAGCACGTGACCGAGGCCGAGAAGTACATGCTCAGCGATGCCAACCCCAAAACGGTCCTGGATCTGTTGGAATGA